Proteins found in one Herpetosiphonaceae bacterium genomic segment:
- a CDS encoding helix-turn-helix domain-containing protein, translating to MTTNTDEIGTAEAARILGCSAATVQQAIRNKRLSAHITPSGYRLKRADVEQYKTTKRKPGRPRETEPDIDEIMERDRTTAEALADGFGDHWADSDPEDL from the coding sequence TTGACTACTAATACTGACGAGATCGGGACGGCGGAAGCGGCGCGCATCCTCGGATGCAGCGCCGCCACGGTCCAGCAGGCGATCCGCAATAAGCGCTTGAGCGCACACATTACACCGAGCGGCTACCGGCTCAAGCGCGCCGATGTAGAGCAGTACAAAACCACCAAGCGTAAGCCCGGCAGGCCACGCGAAACCGAGCCGGATATTGATGAGATTATGGAACGAGATCGCACAACTGCGGAGGCGTTGGCTGATGGTTTTGGCGACCATTGGGCGGACTCGGACCCGGAAGATCTATAG
- a CDS encoding helix-turn-helix domain-containing protein, whose protein sequence is MDVNLKTYTTAEAAAHYGIPRGTIQQAARRGQLVGTRRGSIWFFTAAQIEAWRRRTAQWREQRGKA, encoded by the coding sequence ATGGATGTAAATCTCAAAACCTACACCACCGCCGAAGCCGCCGCGCACTATGGCATCCCGCGCGGCACGATCCAGCAGGCCGCGCGTCGCGGGCAGCTCGTAGGCACGCGACGCGGGTCGATCTGGTTCTTCACTGCCGCGCAGATCGAGGCATGGCGGCGACGGACGGCGCAATGGCGGGAGCAGCGAGGGAAAGCATGA
- a CDS encoding putative glycoside hydrolase, with protein MNPLPLCTFSTAPTNIPADQLDQLIRHLVLQRGNDDATVAKLRALGQIRPTWPKFYIIPEPESSPSFRDENTITAAIPTATPWTNGVIFSRDQFQREIHPNKAWFLHGLDGRRLAAVNGDSKNYFYDMDPGNKEWQEYFWTKVQNEYVERLGARSFEIDNCHLSLNKIKRDYGGCTEYTDDAAYRAAWAAFLKRGREILGPDVIILPNAIEGKNGAISKDDFLAAGIDGYLDEAAIYSWVDYDVAIVPASIIRNLLEMQRHVQAGVTVMASFRGTAAYSGAYAYALFCMFVGETASFRYIAPGAGYSTVAILPECKLELGQPRGPFVVIDGTTVQREFDHYLVKADLKNRTATYTPIDRADPLTQVQQALAALQRQHDDLKAAHDTTRSVATAAQAQASEAAAAAAAALIEAQRPIVIEATARRE; from the coding sequence ATGAACCCGCTCCCGCTCTGTACCTTCTCGACCGCGCCGACGAACATTCCCGCCGACCAGCTGGATCAGCTGATCCGCCATCTCGTGCTCCAGCGCGGCAACGACGATGCGACCGTGGCGAAACTGCGCGCGCTCGGACAGATCCGCCCGACGTGGCCCAAGTTCTACATCATCCCGGAGCCAGAAAGCTCGCCCAGCTTCCGTGACGAGAACACCATCACCGCCGCGATCCCGACCGCTACGCCCTGGACCAACGGCGTGATCTTCAGCCGTGACCAGTTTCAGCGCGAGATTCACCCGAATAAAGCCTGGTTCCTGCATGGCCTGGACGGTCGGCGGCTGGCGGCGGTCAATGGCGACTCGAAGAATTATTTCTACGATATGGACCCCGGCAATAAAGAGTGGCAGGAGTATTTCTGGACCAAGGTACAAAACGAGTATGTCGAGCGCCTGGGCGCGCGGTCGTTTGAAATCGACAACTGCCACCTCTCGCTCAATAAAATCAAGCGCGACTACGGCGGCTGCACGGAGTATACCGACGATGCCGCGTACCGCGCCGCGTGGGCGGCGTTCCTGAAGCGCGGGCGCGAGATCCTTGGTCCCGATGTGATCATCCTCCCCAACGCGATCGAGGGCAAGAACGGCGCAATCTCGAAAGACGACTTTCTGGCGGCAGGTATCGATGGCTATCTCGACGAGGCGGCGATCTATAGCTGGGTCGATTACGACGTGGCGATCGTCCCGGCCAGTATCATCCGCAACCTGCTGGAGATGCAGCGCCACGTGCAGGCGGGCGTGACGGTCATGGCCTCGTTTCGCGGCACAGCGGCCTACAGCGGCGCGTACGCCTACGCCCTGTTCTGTATGTTCGTCGGCGAGACGGCCAGCTTTCGCTACATCGCGCCGGGCGCGGGCTACTCGACGGTCGCGATCCTGCCGGAGTGCAAGCTGGAGTTGGGCCAGCCGCGCGGCCCGTTCGTCGTGATCGACGGCACCACGGTGCAGCGTGAGTTCGATCACTATCTGGTCAAAGCCGATCTCAAGAACCGCACGGCCACCTACACGCCGATCGACCGCGCCGACCCGCTCACACAGGTCCAGCAGGCGCTGGCAGCGCTTCAGCGGCAGCATGACGACCTCAAGGCCGCGCACGACACGACGCGATCGGTCGCGACAGCGGCGCAGGCGCAGGCCAGCGAGGCGGCAGCAGCGGCAGCGGCGGCGCTCATTGAGGCGCAGCGTCCGATTGTGATTGAGGCGACGGCGCGGCGGGAGTAG
- a CDS encoding VRR-NUC domain-containing protein produces the protein MEILTLDEYRQQLAPPPRRRDDEHVIQREFFQWINEAAIVEYPVLGRFYAVPNGGKRDKAVAAKLKAEGVQAGVLDTNLPFPVAPYVGLWIEFKTERGSLSKEQRDWRDFLLSAGHQVHIARSWQQAARQALEYLKADERTILRLTEGIL, from the coding sequence ATGGAGATCCTGACGCTCGACGAGTACCGCCAGCAGCTCGCGCCACCGCCCCGCCGTCGCGACGATGAGCATGTGATCCAGCGCGAGTTCTTTCAATGGATCAACGAGGCGGCGATCGTCGAGTATCCGGTGCTGGGCCGCTTCTACGCGGTCCCGAACGGCGGGAAGCGTGATAAGGCGGTCGCGGCCAAGCTCAAGGCCGAGGGCGTGCAGGCGGGCGTGTTGGATACCAACCTGCCGTTCCCGGTCGCGCCCTATGTCGGGCTCTGGATCGAGTTCAAGACCGAGCGCGGGAGCCTCAGCAAAGAGCAGCGCGACTGGCGCGACTTTCTGCTGAGCGCGGGCCATCAGGTCCACATCGCGCGCTCCTGGCAGCAGGCGGCACGGCAGGCGCTGGAATATCTCAAGGCCGACGAGCGGACAATCTTACGGCTGACTGAGGGGATTTTGTAG